CTCCTCTAAGATAAAAATGTCGTCAATCGGAAGTTCAAAGTATTTAACTATTTTAAGGGCAAGTTCTAAACTTGGATTGTATTTATTATTTTCAATCGCTGTCATCGTTTGCCGTGTCACTTGCAATTCTTCTGCTAATTGTAATTGCTTTATGCCCCTTTGTTTTCTGATTTCCTTAATGTTGTTTTTTACAGGCATTTTCTCTCCACCTTCATAAAATGTAAATATACCTTTACGTTATTTGTAACATAGAATGTTTTTCATGTAAGTGTTTCTTTACATAAAATGATTGGTGATACTTATCATTTGTTCTTTTGCCACTATTATCATGCCAATTCCTTGTAGCTTTGGTCTGTTTTTGATATTCTTTCATTTTCAACATGATGCGTACCAATCCACTCAAAGAGCTTTCAATATTAATGATAGCTAAACAATAGATGAAGAACAGGAGTAAAGAGGCATTTACATTTAATGGAAAGTGCATTCCGAGATGGAGGAGGGACGTACTGTGCATATTATTCTTACAATTATAATCGGTTATAGCTTCATTAATATTTTTGAAACCATCTATTATGTGAATTACGAGGAAACTTACTTAGGAACAAATTTAGTAATGAGTTGGATTTTATATATTAGTTGCATCCTATTTTTCATTGCGTATCTTCTATTTAGAAAATACAATCAAAATAAATACATTAAAATAGCCAATGAAACTATAAAAGAAAACGAAATCAATCCAGGTGAATTTTATTATCAACTGCCAATCGTGAAACTCATGGAGAATATGCCCAGTAAAGTTCTTGGTCAAAAAAATACTGAATTCGAACTTTATTTTAATTCAACATTACACCGTATTTCTTTTATGCTGGATTTGTTTAGCGTACCACCTGGTTTAAAACTATCTTCTAGTGAAAATACCGTTATTCTAAAAAGTAGAAAATGGTTGCGTTATGAATACACCGTTTACTTTAATGGTAATTATCATGGACAATTGAATGCTAAAAAAATGTTAAAAGAGCAAGGAATAAAGAATTATATTAACTTTGATTATAGCTATAATAATCGTGTTTATAATCTGACGAATGACTATTTTGAGATGACTACGTATATTAAAAATAATCAGGATACTTTATTGTTTGGAAAAAGAACATCTTTTA
The nucleotide sequence above comes from Oceanobacillus timonensis. Encoded proteins:
- a CDS encoding helix-turn-helix transcriptional regulator, producing the protein MPVKNNIKEIRKQRGIKQLQLAEELQVTRQTMTAIENNKYNPSLELALKIVKYFELPIDDIFILEEEKS